The stretch of DNA GAGGGGAGTGTGAGGGGAGGGCGGGGGAGCCACTGCTCCCCCGGCCCTCCCCTCAGCTCTCCTAAAAATATCCCATGGCCCGGAGGCGTTTCATGATTTCTTCTTTGTTTTGGTCGCGGCCGGCCCGTTCGGCGCCGTCGGGGGCGCCCATTTTGGTGCAGGGGGCGCAGCCCAGGCTGCGGTAGCCTTTGTGGTAGAGGCTGCAGTAGGGCACGTTGCGGCTGCGGATGTAGGACCAGATGTCCAGTTCGGTGAAATGCAGGATGGGTTGCACCCGGGTATGGGGCGGGGTGTCGTAGGGTTCGAAGTAATCCACCTTGGCCCGCTCGGGTTGCTCGTCCCACCTCAGGCCGGTGATGAGGGCCTGCCAGCCGTATTTGCGCAAGGATTCGGCAATGACCCGGGCCTTGAGCTGGAAGCAGCATTCGGCCTTGTCTTTGGCGATCTCGATGGTTTTTATGGCCTCTTCGTTTCTTTCGATGCGCAGGTCGAGGCGCCATTCCCGGGCGAGGCGGTCCCGGAATTCGTAGATTTCCGGGAATTTCACCGAAGTGTCGATGTTGAGGACCGGGATGGGGACCTCGCCGCCGCACAGGGTTTTCAGGAGGTGCAGGGTGGTGGTGGAGTCCTTGCCGCCGGTCCAGGCCAGGGCGATGGTGCCGGGGAAGCGCTCCAGGGCTTCCTTGAGCACCGCCTGGCTTTTGGCCACCTTTTCGTCCAGGGTTTTTAATGCCATAACCGGTCCCTTATATTAAGTTATGTTAAGTTGAAATGCACCTTTACACATTTTCCATCATCTTTTTGAGAATCTCTACTCGAGCACCCATTTCGGGTTTCTGGGCGAGATTTTCGCTTTCCTGAAAATCCGTTTTCAGATCATAGAGTTCCAGGCGCCCATCCTGCCATTCCACCAGTTTGAAAAGGTCCTGGTCAATGAGGGCACGGCAGGGTTGCATATAGGGTTCAAAAGGCAGCGACCGTTTTTCCCGGTTTTGGCGCCAGATATCAAGGTCGATATTTTCCACCCGGACCAGCTCCCGGGAAGGGCTCAGAAGGGAAATGGAGCTCATGGGGCGGGGAAGGGGGGCGCCGCTTACCTCCAGCAGGGTGGCATAGAGGTCATGGAGCTGGGTAAGGGAGGGGGTGCGGCCGCTTAATCCGAATTCCTGGGGATATTTGATGAGCAGGGGAACATGAATGACCTCATTGTAGACTGTGAAGATATGACCCGAGTGGCCATGTTCTCCGAAGGCCTCACCGTGGTCTGAAGAAATGATGAACATGGTGTCCCGATCCAGATGGTGCTTTTTCAAAAAAGTGTAGAAATCATATATTTGGTCATCCAGGAAGGCGATTTCCTGATCATACAACAAAGCTTCACGAGAAGTCATGCTGCGGTTGTCTGCAAATCTCTGTCGGTATTTTTTGGGAGGATTGTACTTGATATGAGCCTCCATGACATTGATAAAGAGAAAAATTTGTCGATTCCTCATTTTTTTAAATATTTTTTTGGCCAGCAAGAACGTCAGCCTGGTGACATGGTATGATTTATTCAGGCAATTGCCAAACATCTTTCGATATATTCTGTCAATAAGATGTAATAATGGATATTGGTAATATCTTTGCTGAAAAGAATTCCTTATTATAAATAATACTTCCTGCCAGGTTTTTTGTGATTTGTTCATTTTTTTAAGATTATATCTCATATTACAATATCTATCATTGTTAAAAATAGTGTCCATATCATAATATTTATTAAATCCATGATTGAATCTCCAGAGACGAGAAATGAAATAATTGCTGGAAATGCCGACAGTGTAATAGCCCATTCCCTGTAAGATTTCCGGCAAGGTGTAAAAATTTCCCTGAAAAACCAGATCCTCCACCCTGCATTGGTGCTCACTGGGATAGAGGCCGGTAAATAATGACGCATGGGAGGGCAATGTCCAGGAGGCAGGGGCAAAACAGTGCTCATAAAGCATGGCCTCCTCGGCGATGCGCCGCAGGCCAGGGGTGGTATCCCGGGGATAGCCGTAAAGCGAGCAGTGTTTGGCACCCACCGTGTCCATAATGAGCAAGACAATGTATTGCGGTGGTGCCACGTTCATGCCGATACCTCCTGGGCAGACAGGGTGAGGTCGTCGGCCGGGAGGGGGCCCAGGCGCAGGGTGAGTTCCTGTTGCAAGGCGGCGAGCCGGGTCTGCCACCGGGGCTCGGCCGCAAGGTCGGTGGTTTCGCCGGGGTCGGCGGTGAGGTCGTAAAGCTCCCGGCGGCCGTCGGCCCACTCAATGAGCTTCACCCGGGCCGCATCAATCACTGCCCGGCAGGGCTGCATATGGGGCTCGATGGGTTTGCCCCGGGCCTTGAGGTATTTCACCGTGGTGGCCACATCCAGGTTTTCCACCAGGGCCAGCTCCCGGGGGGAGCCCAGTAGGGAGACGGAACTCTCCGGCAACGGCAGGGGAGCCTGCACCGCCTCCAACACGGTGGCATAGACGTCATGCAACTGGGCCACCCGGGCGTCACGGCCTGCCTGCCCGAAGGCGGCCGGATATTTCACCACCAAAGGAATGTGAATGATCTCGTTGTACACACAGAACACATGGCCCCGGCAGGCGTGCTCCCGGAAACCCTCGCCATGGTCCGAGGTGATGATGAGCAGGGTCTCTTCCGCCAGGCCCTGGCGTTCAAGAAAAACGTAAAAATCATACAACAGATGGTCGAGAAAGGCAATTTCCTGCTCATAGAGAAGTTCATCCTGAGAGGCTTCCCCGGCGTGGCGGGCCAATAGGTGGCGAAAATTCTTGGGCGGGTTGTAGTTGGTGTGGGCCTGCATAAAATTAAAAAAGAGAAATAATCTCCGATCTGCTTTTTGGCGAAAGACTTTCTTGGCAATATTGATGGACCGTTGACTGGCAAAATAACATTTGTTAATGACATCCCCCCGAAATTTCCGGTAGATTCGGTCCAGAAAATGATAAATCGGATAAGAATAGTATTGGTTTTGCCAGGATTTTTTCAGGATCAGGGCGATCTCCTGCAAGGTCCGGGAATGGTTTTTCTTTTCCTCCTTGATCTCCCGCCGGGTCTGCCAGTAGCGCTCGTCGGTGAACAGGGTGTCCATCTCATAAAATTCATGGAAGCCGTGGTGGAAATTGGCGGCCCGGCTGATGAGGTAATTGCTGGAAATCCCTACGGTGTGATACCCCAGGCTCCGGAGAATCTCCGGCAGAGGGTAGTAATTCCCGGGGTAGAGGAGATTATCGGTGGTGCAGCCGTGCTGGCTGGGATAGAGGCCGGAAAACAGCGACACGTGGGAGGGCAGGGTCCAGGAGGAGGAGGCGAAGCAGTGCTCATAGACCACCGCCTTATCGGCCAGGCGACGCAAACCCGGGGTGGTGTCCCGCCGGTGGCCGTAAAGGGAACAGCGCCCCGCGGCCACCGAATCCATGACAATGAGGATGATGTGAGGCAGATCCGTCATCATGTCCTCTGCCCAAATCCGCTTCGACAGGACCCGGTGAAATACTTTTGGGCCGGCAACGGTCAATCCTTCCTGCCGATCCAGAGGAGATTGCGTCCCAAATCCAGTCGATGGGCCAGATATCCACATGCGCCATTCACCGGGAAAAGGAACATCCGGCGGAGCAAGGGCAAGACGCGCCCTGAGTGGGGGCTTGTGGTGCGGGGCGCAGGTCGGCGCTCTTCAGTGCCGGAGTAATGGAGGGGCTCCGGTCGTTCCAGCAGTTGTTGCAGAGGCCCTTTGAAATTCGGGCGCAGCCAGCGGCAGAAAATCTTTTTGAGCGATTTCCCCGCCGGGATATGCAGGTAATCATAATCCAGATGATGGTGGAAGATCTCGCCAAAGCCCTCCTCGGTCATCAGGGTCCGCAGGCTGGCGAGGGAGAAATAGGAGAGATGTTCCCGGTCAAAGAGGCGATGGGGCTGCTTTTCAAATCGGGCTCCCCAGGAGAAGATATCCGGCACTTCCACCACCAGGTAGCCCTCTGGCCGCAAGGCCCGACGCAGGCGGGCCACCGCCTGGCGCGGGTG from Desulfobaccales bacterium encodes:
- a CDS encoding sulfatase-like hydrolase/transferase, whose protein sequence is MNVAPPQYIVLLIMDTVGAKHCSLYGYPRDTTPGLRRIAEEAMLYEHCFAPASWTLPSHASLFTGLYPSEHQCRVEDLVFQGNFYTLPEILQGMGYYTVGISSNYFISRLWRFNHGFNKYYDMDTIFNNDRYCNMRYNLKKMNKSQKTWQEVLFIIRNSFQQRYYQYPLLHLIDRIYRKMFGNCLNKSYHVTRLTFLLAKKIFKKMRNRQIFLFINVMEAHIKYNPPKKYRQRFADNRSMTSREALLYDQEIAFLDDQIYDFYTFLKKHHLDRDTMFIISSDHGEAFGEHGHSGHIFTVYNEVIHVPLLIKYPQEFGLSGRTPSLTQLHDLYATLLEVSGAPLPRPMSSISLLSPSRELVRVENIDLDIWRQNREKRSLPFEPYMQPCRALIDQDLFKLVEWQDGRLELYDLKTDFQESENLAQKPEMGARVEILKKMMENV
- a CDS encoding class I SAM-dependent methyltransferase, giving the protein MHYERTREAAPPPSRDQARAYLANLRLRVKYFLTHTRLTSGTVAEIGSAEGDFLAVLKKKGFTVLGVEPSPLGVARHRQKGLQVIPTLLEEATLEDEAFDAICMFHVLEHMDHPRQAVARLRRALRPEGYLVVEVPDIFSWGARFEKQPHRLFDREHLSYFSLASLRTLMTEEGFGEIFHHHLDYDYLHIPAGKSLKKIFCRWLRPNFKGPLQQLLERPEPLHYSGTEERRPAPRTTSPHSGRVLPLLRRMFLFPVNGACGYLAHRLDLGRNLLWIGRKD
- a CDS encoding phosphoadenosine phosphosulfate reductase family protein, which produces MALKTLDEKVAKSQAVLKEALERFPGTIALAWTGGKDSTTTLHLLKTLCGGEVPIPVLNIDTSVKFPEIYEFRDRLAREWRLDLRIERNEEAIKTIEIAKDKAECCFQLKARVIAESLRKYGWQALITGLRWDEQPERAKVDYFEPYDTPPHTRVQPILHFTELDIWSYIRSRNVPYCSLYHKGYRSLGCAPCTKMGAPDGAERAGRDQNKEEIMKRLRAMGYF
- a CDS encoding sulfatase-like hydrolase/transferase, which codes for MMTDLPHIILIVMDSVAAGRCSLYGHRRDTTPGLRRLADKAVVYEHCFASSSWTLPSHVSLFSGLYPSQHGCTTDNLLYPGNYYPLPEILRSLGYHTVGISSNYLISRAANFHHGFHEFYEMDTLFTDERYWQTRREIKEEKKNHSRTLQEIALILKKSWQNQYYSYPIYHFLDRIYRKFRGDVINKCYFASQRSINIAKKVFRQKADRRLFLFFNFMQAHTNYNPPKNFRHLLARHAGEASQDELLYEQEIAFLDHLLYDFYVFLERQGLAEETLLIITSDHGEGFREHACRGHVFCVYNEIIHIPLVVKYPAAFGQAGRDARVAQLHDVYATVLEAVQAPLPLPESSVSLLGSPRELALVENLDVATTVKYLKARGKPIEPHMQPCRAVIDAARVKLIEWADGRRELYDLTADPGETTDLAAEPRWQTRLAALQQELTLRLGPLPADDLTLSAQEVSA